From the Nitrospirota bacterium genome, the window CCGCTTGTCGCTATTGTCTGACCGGCATTCGCACCTATATACGCTCCGCCTCCCGGACCGAGCATCGTAAAATCAGTTCTTGTTCCGTCAACGACGGGTTTTCCATTTATATCCAGGACCTTCCATATCACGGTTGACGTAGACGCCTGACCTGTACCCGCTATTCCTATGACCTGCGGAGTTGCAGATACGAACTGAATGCTTCCTGTCTGGGCCGCGGCAATGAGGAGGGTGGCAGCAGGGCTGCTTGCGCTGCCTGACACTGCTGACAGGGAAACCGAGCCGGCGTTGTTGTTTGCGACAAAAGTCGTGGTAGCAATCCCGTTCACAGTCGAGCCTATGGTAGAAGAAAGACTTCCCTTGGTGGTATCGTTCAATATGAAGGTGACCAGGGTCCCGTCGGGAACGCTCTTGCTGTTGCCCGTGACAAACGCGCTCAACGTGGCCGTTGCGAACACGGAGATGGACGGCGTCGGATTTGTAGTCAGGACTATGTTGTCCGGCGGGGCGGAAGCGATCGTGATCGTTGTAAAAGCAGTTCCAGGAGTTGTGCCCGCATTGACGACCGGTGGTCCAGCGAACGAAGCCGTCACTTTTACCGGTGTGACCAATCCTTTTGACGTCAACGTGATAGAAGCTAGACCGGAGCCATCCGTTACGGCTGACAAAGCCGAGAGAGTGACAACACCCGGGTTGTCCACGGAGAAATTTATTGTTTGACCAACAATAGTATCTGGAGGCGTAAAGCCGCTCAGCGAAACATTGATGGTCGTCGTTGAGAATGTCAGGATAGACGAGGAGGTCGATGAAATCGTCAGGGTAGGCACCGTCGCCACAGGATTGATGGTTACATTTGTCTGGCCCGAAGTCGCGCCCAGCGACGGGACAGCCGCGGTGACTGTCACGCTGCCCTGATTGGTTCCGGTCAGAATCGTTGTTGCCACACCGAGAGAATTCGTCACTGCCGTCGTAAGTGAAAGCAATCCCAGCGTATTGTTGCTCAGGCTGAAGTTCACGCTTGCGTTAGGCAGCAAGGCATTTCCCGCGTCTCTTACCGTTGCCGTTATCGTGGAGGTGCCGTTGACCGTGATCGTGGACGGCGCAGCTGAGACGGCCACGCTGCCCCCCCCGACCCCCGCCGTTATTGTAATAGCTATACTACCCGTCGCACTGCCGGCTTTCGCATTGACGGTCGCTATGGCGTTCGAGAATATAGTGGCAGTAAGCGTCACTGAGGCCGTACCACCTGCCGTAACCGCACTACCCGCGGACAAGCTGGCCTTTACCTGGTCGCCGGGAGTAAAAGAAAAGGATACGACCGTACCATCGGGCACGTTATTGCCGAGGCTGTCCACGACACGCGCCGTGATGTTCGTCGTGCCCAATGGGGCGATGGATGGAGAAGTCGCCGTCAGTATGAGGGCTGAGGCATTGCCTCCGCTCCCGCCGACTATCACATTGCCCAGGCTGCTTGAATCCACACTCGAAGCCTTGCAAGCTGCCAAAGCGCCCAAGAACATCAACAAGATCACGAATGAAAGTTTATTCAGCTTCATCGAGAACCTCCAGAACACACAGGTCGTGCGCTAGACAGAACCGGGCGTTGCCGCTACCGTGGAGATCGCGCACGATGCACCTTCAACAAAAAATGTAGTTCCCGCCGTTGATGAAGGGACGAGAAACTCAAGTACGACAACTCCGCTCGTATTCGTTCGTGTTACCAATGATGTCAGTGGTGCAAGACTGGCCTCATTGCAACTGGCTGGTGCTTCCGGGGCTTTGGCGATAGCGCTTGCTCCGTCTGTGAAAAATTCGATACATATATCGCTCATGGGTTTCCCGTCAGAGCCAAGAACCGTGAAACTCACCCTGGGATAACAGGTGCCCGTCGCCGCTGAAGGAGCACCCGAGAGTGTTGTTGCCACTATCGTCGACCCAAAGGGTGCAGGACTATTTGAGCAGCCGCCGCACGAGCCACCGTTCAAAGTCGTATTATTGTTCCCGCAACCGTGCATCATAAAAACAGGTATGGTCATTGCCGACATGAGGAGAATTGCAATCACCTTTACGGTCAGTTTCATCGTCTAACCTCTCAGACAGTAATTTTTATGCAACTTCAATGCCTTTCACTGCCACTCGGCAACTATATGCTTTTTCACGTCATTGGTACTGTGCGATCAGTTCTTCGCGTTTTACAACCATTGCTGGAACTTACTAGATGGGTAATCCGTTTCACAATTTTGCGGGGATTGCTCCCACAGTACCTTGGCCTATATCGTCTCCTGCCTTACGATCTTCGGCGTAATGAAGATAAGGAGCTCCGTCTTATTGTCCGATGACGTTTTCTGTTTGAACAGCCATCCGATGAGAGGTATGTCTCCGAAGAAGGGTACGCTGTGGATCGTATATCCTCGGTCAATGACCAGGATGCCGCCGATGACCGTGGTCTCTCCGTCGGAGAGCAGAATCTCGGTCGTCGCCTCGTTCTTTTTGATAGCAGGCTGACTGCCGGGTGCGAGGAGCGACGTGTCAGGCGCGTTCTTGCTCGCCTTGATCTTCATGAATACCTTGTGGTCCGGCGTTACATGCGGGGTGACGGTCAGCTCGAGGTTCGCGTCGATGAACTGGACCTGGGTCGATCCTGAGATCGAGGTGGAATACGGAATGGACTCGCCCTGCGAGATCTTTGCCTCTTTGTTGTCGAGCGCGCTGATCCGCGGCGAGGATATGACCTTGCCCTCGCCCGTCGACTCCATGGCCGAAAGCACGAGATCAAGGTTCAGAGCCTTGGTGATGGATCCGAACGTGAAGCCGATGGCGCCGCCCGCGCCCGGACCGGCTGCCGCCGGCATGTTTATCAGGAAATTGCCGTTGCCCGAGGGTGTGGCGCCCATGCCCGGCCCGCCCGTAACGCCGATCGAATTCGGGAACGTGAAACCGGTGGCATTGCCATGGGCCGCATCGGCAACCGCCGTGCCTCCCCACTGGATGCCGATGTCGCGGCTGAACGTGGTCGAGGCTTCTATGATCTTTGCCTCGATCATCACCTGCGGTATGGGTTTGTCCAGCAGCTTGACAAGGGCCAGCACCTCATCGACGTTCCGCGAAATGTCCTTGATGATGAGTGTATTGGTTCTGTCATCCACGACGATCTCCCCGCGCGCGGAGAGCGACTTTTTCAGTGTCCCGCTGACCTCCGCGGCCTTCGAATAATTGATGGAGACCATGCGGGTGATCAGGTCCTCCGCTTTTTTCTTGGCTTCCTTTGCCCGGGACTCGTCCTCGGCCTCTCTCGTCAGGGCTCCGACGGACGCGATGCGCAGGATATTGTCCTCCAGGACGAAGCCGAGCCCGTTCATCTTGAGGATGATGTCCATGGCCTGATCCCAGGGGATGTTCACCATGCGCACCGTCACCTTGCCCCTCACATCGGGGGACAGGATAATGTTCAAATTCGCCACGTCGGCAAAGAGACGCAGCACATTGATAAGGTCGGCGTCCTGGAGGTCAAGCGAGATCCTCCTCCCCGAGAACTTCCCTCCGCCGATCAAAGCCTCAGGCTCCGCTGCTGCCGGCTTCACGACTGCCGTCCGCT encodes:
- the pilQ gene encoding type IV pilus secretin PilQ; this encodes MKYERRRLIVSMIILVFLVQMFSGCAAKSPAIGQAGAMVTITKIESRDADGKTEIVIEGSEPILQYTSFQLTEPLRLVVDVADADVRKLQEKIPVGKGAVVDISPSQMDNTARLEIGLNQTVDSKLYQAGGKLIVEIAKPAEEAVKPAPLPAATATAETTAPVEPVAAAAVEGQKQEAPKPEKGTASVVSSVKATAGKGGVKVIIAANGTIVPNTFMIDGKRLVIDIPGTQSKVRPSVIPVRKGGLDKVRVGQHAAPDKKVRVVLDLTKPMTYTATPEANTLVIALALAPATAAEEKKPEEKAATAPEKAAAPEAERTVEAEKEAATPAPEAPVPLAAAPAPAAKRTAVVKPAAAEPEALIGGGKFSGRRISLDLQDADLINVLRLFADVANLNIILSPDVRGKVTVRMVNIPWDQAMDIILKMNGLGFVLEDNILRIASVGALTREAEDESRAKEAKKKAEDLITRMVSINYSKAAEVSGTLKKSLSARGEIVVDDRTNTLIIKDISRNVDEVLALVKLLDKPIPQVMIEAKIIEASTTFSRDIGIQWGGTAVADAAHGNATGFTFPNSIGVTGGPGMGATPSGNGNFLINMPAAAGPGAGGAIGFTFGSITKALNLDLVLSAMESTGEGKVISSPRISALDNKEAKISQGESIPYSTSISGSTQVQFIDANLELTVTPHVTPDHKVFMKIKASKNAPDTSLLAPGSQPAIKKNEATTEILLSDGETTVIGGILVIDRGYTIHSVPFFGDIPLIGWLFKQKTSSDNKTELLIFITPKIVRQETI
- a CDS encoding Ig-like domain-containing protein, with the translated sequence MAVSAAPSTITVNGTSTITATVRDAGNALLPNASVNFSLSNNTLGLLSLTTAVTNSLGVATTILTGTNQGSVTVTAAVPSLGATSGQTNVTINPVATVPTLTISSTSSSILTFSTTTINVSLSGFTPPDTIVGQTINFSVDNPGVVTLSALSAVTDGSGLASITLTSKGLVTPVKVTASFAGPPVVNAGTTPGTAFTTITIASAPPDNIVLTTNPTPSISVFATATLSAFVTGNSKSVPDGTLVTFILNDTTKGSLSSTIGSTVNGIATTTFVANNNAGSVSLSAVSGSASSPAATLLIAAAQTGSIQFVSATPQVIGIAGTGQASTSTVIWKVLDINGKPVVDGTRTDFTMLGPGGGAYIGANAGQTIATSG